The following coding sequences lie in one Prosthecobacter vanneervenii genomic window:
- the hisH gene encoding imidazole glycerol phosphate synthase subunit HisH, whose translation MKLGVLDYGGGNLRSVLNAFDAIDAHADLVTKPEDFASIDVLVFPGQGAFGDSIRILKETGLWEPLQAWLKAEKPYLGICLGYQLLFESSEESPGVEGLCVAKGQVKKFDPASGLKIPHMGWNVAQWEPAQAAVWSGLPNPTHIYFVHSYYPDVQDESLALCRTDYGVSFISGIAKKNLVAVQFHPEKSQEAGLTLLRNSLQVLKTQAQIE comes from the coding sequence ATGAAACTCGGAGTGCTTGATTACGGCGGCGGAAACCTCCGCAGCGTGCTGAATGCCTTTGATGCGATCGACGCCCACGCAGACCTCGTCACAAAGCCGGAAGACTTCGCGTCCATCGACGTGCTCGTCTTTCCTGGCCAGGGCGCGTTTGGCGACTCCATCCGCATCCTCAAAGAGACTGGCCTGTGGGAGCCCCTGCAGGCCTGGCTCAAGGCGGAAAAGCCCTACCTCGGCATCTGCCTGGGCTACCAGCTCCTGTTTGAAAGCAGCGAGGAATCCCCTGGCGTGGAAGGCCTCTGCGTGGCCAAAGGCCAGGTGAAAAAGTTCGATCCCGCCAGCGGCCTCAAGATCCCGCACATGGGCTGGAACGTGGCGCAGTGGGAGCCCGCGCAGGCTGCGGTCTGGTCCGGACTGCCGAATCCGACTCACATCTACTTTGTGCACTCGTACTACCCGGATGTGCAGGATGAATCTCTAGCGCTCTGCCGCACTGACTACGGAGTGAGCTTCATCAGCGGCATCGCGAAGAAGAATCTCGTGGCTGTGCAGTTTCATCCGGAGAAAAGCCAGGAAGCTGGACTTACACTGCTGCGGAATTCTCTGCAGGTGCTGAAGACGCAGGCCCAGATCGAGTAA
- the nusA gene encoding transcription termination factor NusA, which produces MISELKALFDYYEKEKGIDRLKMVEALSQALLAASKKSIGPARELRIDIDPDKGTIKAFAKLIAVETVANRWEELPLALAKRFNKNAVLGDEIEVEVTPNNMGRIAAQTAKQTMLQRLRMAEKENLYEEFKDRTGDVVSGVVRRFEKSDVVVDLGKFEGVMTSKERVATEDYTPGDRMRFYVKAVEKDSGRGPEIVLSRAHPNFVRRLFEFEVSEIGDRTVEIASIAREAGYRTKVAVHSADEKVDPVGACVGLRGARVKNIVRELNNEKVDIIRWKSDPAEFVREALKPIKVISIHVSPDKKQARLTVSEEDLSKAIGRRGQNARLTSRLVGMDLIIEKDEHASEVFEGQMGSAVHHLVDALGISEDVALKLTQGGMGDLNTLATGVEVSDIAEVLDGDTGLAQQIFDKAAAHASAPA; this is translated from the coding sequence ATGATCAGCGAACTCAAAGCCCTTTTCGATTACTACGAGAAAGAGAAAGGAATCGACCGTCTCAAGATGGTCGAGGCCCTGTCACAGGCATTGCTGGCCGCTTCTAAAAAGAGCATCGGCCCGGCTCGTGAGCTGCGCATCGACATCGACCCCGACAAGGGGACGATCAAGGCTTTTGCCAAGCTGATCGCCGTGGAGACTGTGGCCAATCGCTGGGAGGAGCTCCCCCTCGCGCTGGCCAAGCGCTTCAACAAGAACGCCGTCCTTGGCGACGAAATCGAGGTCGAAGTCACCCCCAACAACATGGGCCGCATCGCGGCGCAGACGGCCAAGCAGACCATGCTGCAGCGCCTGCGCATGGCCGAAAAAGAAAACCTCTACGAGGAATTCAAGGACCGTACCGGCGACGTCGTCAGCGGTGTGGTGCGCCGCTTTGAAAAGTCCGACGTGGTCGTGGATCTGGGCAAGTTTGAAGGCGTCATGACCTCCAAGGAGCGCGTGGCCACGGAAGACTACACCCCGGGTGACCGCATGCGCTTCTACGTGAAGGCGGTGGAAAAAGACAGCGGCCGCGGGCCCGAGATCGTGCTCTCCCGTGCACATCCCAATTTTGTTCGCCGCCTGTTTGAATTTGAAGTCAGCGAGATCGGCGACCGCACGGTCGAGATCGCCAGCATTGCTCGTGAGGCCGGCTACCGCACCAAGGTCGCCGTGCACAGCGCCGACGAAAAGGTGGACCCCGTGGGTGCCTGCGTGGGCCTGCGCGGCGCACGCGTGAAGAACATCGTTCGCGAACTGAACAACGAGAAGGTGGACATCATCCGCTGGAAGTCCGACCCTGCTGAGTTCGTGCGCGAGGCGCTCAAGCCCATCAAGGTCATCTCCATTCACGTGAGCCCTGACAAGAAGCAGGCTCGCCTGACGGTGAGCGAGGAGGATCTCTCCAAGGCCATCGGTCGTCGCGGCCAAAACGCCCGCCTGACCTCCCGCCTGGTGGGCATGGACCTCATCATTGAGAAGGACGAGCACGCCTCCGAGGTCTTTGAAGGCCAGATGGGCAGCGCAGTGCACCACCTCGTGGATGCCTTGGGCATCTCCGAAGACGTGGCGCTCAAGCTCACCCAGGGCGGCATGGGCGATCTCAACACTCTGGCCACCGGCGTGGAAGTGAGCGACATCGCCGAGGTGCTTGACGGTGACACCGGTCTGGCACAGCAGATTTTCGACAAAGCCGCAGCACATGCTTCTGCTCCCGCCTAG
- the infB gene encoding translation initiation factor IF-2, which yields MPPSKPSSSKKSKPQTDDAVGEVLPADSTTSAQESKGKVLSLIEEKKPRNRGPLKETSLPPLGATKKAAEPAPAPAPEPAAPAKPTLDERKAAALNLFEESEKPKRRRPVEEAVQQSALPPISLLKEEPAPPKPIVPIVHAPPTDIPVPEFEVGDNGEKIIHLKPPIIVKDLADKMGLKPFKIISDLIAFKVFASADKAVDIEIAEKICEKHGFKLEREKREKGAGVHKVEEVIVEPVAQVVEEVEQEKLQLRAPIITFMGHVDHGKTSLLDALRKTHVTAGEAGGITQHIGAYCIFHDGRPITFIDTPGHAAFSAMRARGANVTDIVVLVVAADDGIMPQTKEALSHAKAAGVQLMVAINKCDLPTANVMRVKSQLQDIGLAPVDWGGEIECMEVSAKTGLGLDNLLDTMSLQAEVLELKADPKASPRATVIESSMVAGKGPVATVIIGQGTLKVGQPFICGPYWGKVKALINDRGETIKEVLPGMPCEVIGFSDMPHVGDEVVVMNNERDVKKLSEERLEEIRQKKLSVPRRSTLEHLFASIEDSNKKALKIVLKCDVQGSVEAVAKCLTDIPSDKCNLDILHKEVGAINESDVLLASASDAIILGFNVKVENKALTVSKRETVQIKLYSIIYELIDQVKEAMAGLLDPITREKVIGHARVKQVFKVNKGFVGGSVVTDGVMNRKQRARVLRDGQAVYDGGFETLRRFQDEVNEVRNGLECGIKLSGFSDYEENDVIECYELEKIAQTL from the coding sequence ATGCCTCCCAGCAAGCCTTCATCCTCGAAAAAGAGCAAGCCCCAGACCGACGACGCTGTCGGTGAGGTGCTGCCTGCAGACAGCACCACTTCCGCCCAGGAATCGAAGGGGAAGGTGTTGTCATTGATTGAGGAAAAGAAGCCAAGAAACCGCGGCCCGCTGAAGGAAACCTCCCTGCCGCCGCTGGGTGCCACCAAGAAGGCCGCAGAGCCCGCACCCGCCCCGGCCCCCGAGCCGGCAGCACCGGCCAAGCCGACGCTGGATGAGCGCAAAGCCGCTGCGCTGAATCTCTTTGAAGAGAGCGAAAAGCCCAAGCGCCGTCGTCCGGTGGAAGAGGCTGTGCAGCAGAGCGCTCTGCCACCGATCTCCCTGCTGAAGGAAGAGCCCGCACCGCCGAAGCCCATCGTGCCGATCGTGCATGCGCCGCCCACGGACATTCCCGTGCCTGAGTTTGAGGTCGGCGATAATGGCGAGAAGATTATTCACCTGAAGCCCCCGATCATCGTCAAGGATCTGGCGGACAAGATGGGCCTGAAGCCCTTCAAGATCATTTCTGACCTGATTGCGTTCAAGGTCTTTGCCAGCGCTGACAAGGCGGTGGACATCGAGATCGCCGAGAAAATTTGCGAAAAGCACGGCTTCAAGCTGGAGCGCGAAAAGCGCGAAAAAGGCGCGGGCGTGCACAAGGTGGAGGAAGTCATCGTCGAGCCCGTGGCTCAGGTGGTCGAAGAGGTGGAGCAGGAAAAGCTTCAGCTTCGCGCTCCCATCATCACCTTCATGGGCCACGTGGACCATGGCAAGACCTCCCTCCTCGATGCCCTGCGCAAGACGCACGTGACCGCCGGAGAGGCGGGCGGCATCACCCAGCACATCGGTGCCTATTGCATTTTCCACGACGGCAGGCCCATCACCTTCATCGACACCCCCGGCCATGCGGCTTTCTCCGCCATGCGTGCACGCGGTGCCAATGTGACGGACATCGTGGTGCTCGTGGTGGCCGCAGATGACGGCATCATGCCCCAGACCAAGGAGGCGCTCAGCCATGCCAAGGCGGCAGGCGTGCAGCTCATGGTGGCCATCAACAAATGTGACCTGCCCACGGCCAACGTGATGCGGGTGAAGAGCCAGCTGCAGGACATCGGCTTGGCGCCGGTGGACTGGGGTGGTGAGATCGAGTGCATGGAGGTCTCCGCCAAGACCGGCCTGGGCCTCGACAACCTGTTGGACACCATGAGCCTCCAGGCCGAAGTGCTGGAGCTCAAGGCGGACCCGAAAGCCTCTCCACGCGCCACCGTCATCGAGTCCTCGATGGTGGCTGGTAAGGGCCCGGTGGCCACGGTCATCATCGGCCAGGGTACTCTCAAGGTTGGCCAGCCCTTCATCTGCGGCCCTTACTGGGGCAAGGTCAAGGCTCTGATCAACGACCGCGGCGAGACCATCAAGGAAGTGCTTCCTGGCATGCCTTGCGAAGTCATCGGCTTCAGCGACATGCCCCATGTGGGCGATGAAGTGGTGGTGATGAACAACGAGCGCGATGTGAAGAAGCTCAGCGAGGAGCGCCTGGAGGAGATCCGCCAGAAGAAGCTCAGCGTGCCGCGCCGCTCCACTCTGGAGCATCTCTTTGCCAGCATCGAGGACAGCAACAAGAAGGCCCTCAAGATCGTCCTCAAGTGCGACGTTCAGGGCTCCGTCGAAGCTGTGGCCAAGTGCCTTACCGACATCCCGAGCGACAAGTGCAACCTGGACATCCTGCACAAGGAGGTGGGCGCGATCAACGAGAGCGACGTGCTGCTGGCCAGTGCCTCGGACGCGATCATTCTCGGCTTCAATGTGAAGGTGGAAAACAAGGCGCTGACTGTGTCCAAACGCGAGACAGTTCAGATCAAGCTCTACTCCATCATCTATGAACTCATCGACCAGGTGAAGGAAGCCATGGCCGGTCTGCTGGATCCGATCACCCGCGAAAAGGTCATCGGCCACGCTCGCGTGAAGCAGGTCTTCAAGGTCAACAAGGGCTTTGTGGGTGGCTCCGTGGTCACCGATGGCGTCATGAACCGCAAGCAGCGCGCCCGCGTGCTGCGTGACGGACAGGCAGTATACGACGGCGGCTTCGAAACGCTTCGCCGCTTCCAGGACGAAGTCAACGAAGTGCGCAACGGCCTGGAGTGCGGTATCAAGCTCTCCGGCTTCAGCGACTACGAAGAAAACGACGTCATTGAGTGCTACGAGCTCGAAAAGATCGCCCAAACTCTCTAA
- the rbfA gene encoding 30S ribosome-binding factor RbfA translates to MSLRVEKVCELIRRELGTIIEKDFRIENCFVTIHEVSVTPDMRQCFVYVGVLGKPHQQEAAVEKLNKARGHLQRDLYKRVKLRCSPLLYFRLDKTVERGVPLLNIIDNLPPPLPDLPADEGQDGAQTSSAK, encoded by the coding sequence ATGTCCCTCCGAGTCGAAAAAGTCTGCGAGCTCATCCGGCGTGAGCTGGGCACCATCATCGAGAAGGATTTCCGGATCGAGAATTGCTTCGTCACCATCCATGAGGTGAGCGTGACGCCGGACATGAGGCAGTGCTTTGTTTACGTGGGCGTTCTCGGCAAGCCTCATCAGCAGGAGGCCGCTGTCGAAAAGCTCAACAAGGCCCGTGGCCATCTGCAGCGGGATCTCTACAAGCGCGTGAAGCTGCGCTGCAGCCCGCTCCTCTACTTCCGTCTGGACAAGACCGTGGAGCGCGGTGTGCCGCTGCTCAATATCATCGACAACCTGCCGCCACCGCTGCCGGATCTGCCGGCAGACGAGGGGCAGGATGGCGCTCAGACTTCATCTGCCAAGTAG
- the hisB gene encoding imidazoleglycerol-phosphate dehydratase HisB, protein MSQARTAKQHRKTAETDIEIELNVDGSGKSQIDTGVPFFDHMLTLFSKHGLFDLKVKVVGDIEVDYHHTVEDTGIVLGNCFREALGNKAGITRYGFFLLPMDETLAEVAMDLSGRAFLSYHAPERVEAIGGVNRFSYQLVEEFLRAFSSSLLATLHVEIRRGRDAHHMAEAIFKGLARALDAATKLDPRVTGIPSTKDVL, encoded by the coding sequence ATGAGCCAAGCCCGCACCGCCAAACAGCACCGCAAAACCGCCGAGACGGACATTGAGATCGAGCTCAATGTCGATGGTTCCGGCAAATCGCAGATCGACACCGGAGTGCCGTTCTTCGACCACATGCTCACGCTGTTCAGCAAGCACGGCCTGTTTGACCTCAAGGTGAAGGTCGTGGGTGACATCGAGGTGGACTACCACCACACCGTCGAAGACACTGGCATCGTCCTGGGCAACTGCTTCCGCGAAGCCCTCGGCAACAAGGCTGGCATCACGCGCTACGGCTTCTTCCTCCTGCCCATGGATGAAACCTTGGCCGAGGTGGCGATGGACCTCAGCGGCCGCGCCTTCCTCAGCTACCATGCGCCAGAGCGCGTCGAGGCCATCGGCGGCGTGAACCGCTTCAGCTACCAGCTCGTGGAGGAGTTTCTCCGCGCCTTCTCTTCCAGCCTGCTGGCCACCCTCCACGTCGAGATCCGCCGTGGCCGCGATGCGCACCACATGGCCGAGGCCATCTTCAAAGGTCTGGCCCGCGCACTGGATGCCGCCACCAAGCTCGATCCCCGCGTCACTGGCATCCCTAGCACGAAAGACGTCCTGTGA